In Arthrobacter ramosus, one DNA window encodes the following:
- a CDS encoding FAD-dependent oxidoreductase, whose amino-acid sequence MPSESETTPGPVLGSRSWDTRCCVVGGGPAGMMLGYLLARAGVEVTVLEKHADFFRDFRGDTIHPATTDVLAELGLLEEFLRLPHTEIPELRLGIDGQTFGLVDFRHLPTRCKFMAFMPQWDFLNFLAAQARQYPAFRLEMSTEATGLLRRGDQVIGVRARTAQGDVEIRADLTVACDGRFSVIREHADLPVREFAMPIDVLWFRVPRSQDAPPTLGYLGGGQIVLAIDRGDYWQCGTIIGKGTLTQVQAAGLAAFRDRVAHAAPFLAAGLAALTDWDQIKLLSVRSNRLRRWYQPGLLCIGDAAHAMSPAGAAGVNYAIADAVATANHLAVPLQRGTIAVADLQRLQRRREPAVRLAQALQRQQTRQLARLAQTNPPIQLMRLISHMPPVKRLLGRIVGLGFRREHIRSPHHASQR is encoded by the coding sequence ATGCCCAGCGAATCCGAAACCACACCCGGTCCCGTTCTTGGTTCACGTTCTTGGGACACGCGCTGTTGTGTGGTCGGCGGTGGACCGGCCGGCATGATGCTGGGCTATCTGCTGGCCCGCGCCGGCGTCGAGGTGACGGTGCTCGAAAAGCACGCCGATTTCTTCCGTGACTTCCGGGGCGACACCATCCATCCGGCGACCACCGACGTACTGGCCGAACTGGGTTTGTTGGAAGAGTTTCTGCGACTGCCGCACACAGAGATACCGGAACTTCGCCTCGGCATCGACGGACAGACCTTCGGGCTGGTGGACTTCCGGCACCTGCCCACCCGCTGCAAGTTCATGGCGTTCATGCCGCAGTGGGACTTCCTGAACTTTCTGGCCGCCCAGGCCAGGCAATACCCCGCCTTCCGACTGGAAATGAGTACCGAGGCAACCGGTCTGCTGCGCCGCGGCGACCAGGTGATCGGCGTACGGGCGCGCACCGCCCAAGGCGATGTGGAGATCCGCGCAGATCTCACGGTTGCGTGTGACGGCCGGTTCTCCGTTATCCGGGAACACGCGGACCTGCCTGTTCGGGAGTTCGCGATGCCGATCGACGTGTTGTGGTTCCGCGTGCCACGCAGCCAGGATGCGCCGCCGACCCTGGGCTACCTCGGCGGCGGGCAGATCGTGCTCGCCATCGACCGCGGCGACTACTGGCAGTGCGGCACGATCATCGGAAAAGGAACACTCACGCAGGTTCAGGCCGCGGGCCTGGCCGCGTTCCGAGACCGGGTGGCACATGCCGCACCATTCCTGGCCGCCGGCCTGGCCGCGCTGACCGACTGGGACCAGATCAAGCTGCTCTCGGTGCGCTCCAATCGGCTGCGCCGCTGGTACCAGCCCGGCCTGTTATGCATCGGCGACGCCGCGCACGCCATGTCACCGGCCGGCGCCGCCGGCGTGAATTACGCCATCGCCGATGCCGTCGCCACGGCCAATCACCTCGCAGTACCGCTGCAAAGGGGCACCATCGCCGTCGCGGACCTCCAGCGCCTGCAACGACGACGCGAACCCGCGGTACGTCTTGCACAGGCCTTGCAGCGACAGCAGACCCGCCAGCTCGCTCGCCTCGCCCAAACAAACCCACCCATCCAACTCATGCGGCTCATCAGCCACATGCCACCGGTCAAACGTCTACTGGGCCGCATCGTCGGCCTCGGCTTCCGTCGCGAACACATCCGCAGCCCTCATCACGCCAGCCAGCGGTAA
- a CDS encoding TetR/AcrR family transcriptional regulator: MPDTAQPLPRRRLPLSRERVLGCAVDLADESGIAALTIRSLAQSMETKPMSLYYYVANKDEILDGIVDMVFSEIELPSPAGDWREEMYRRAHAVRSALKRHPWAVGLLESRSSPGEANLRHHEATLATLRAAGFSVQMTAHAYALLDSYIYGFALQEAALPFDGQDTAAEITAPIVERFSTGQYPHMIEIATEHVLKPGYDFGDEFNFGLNLILDGLSRSMR; encoded by the coding sequence ATGCCGGACACTGCACAGCCCCTCCCCCGGCGGCGCCTTCCGCTGAGCCGCGAAAGGGTGCTCGGCTGCGCTGTGGATCTCGCCGACGAGTCCGGAATCGCAGCGCTGACCATCCGCTCGCTCGCCCAAAGCATGGAAACCAAGCCCATGTCGCTCTACTACTACGTGGCCAATAAGGATGAGATTCTGGATGGCATCGTGGACATGGTCTTCAGCGAAATCGAACTTCCCTCCCCCGCGGGCGACTGGCGGGAGGAAATGTACCGACGGGCCCACGCGGTGCGCAGCGCGCTCAAACGCCATCCGTGGGCGGTCGGGCTGCTGGAAAGCCGTTCATCCCCGGGCGAAGCCAACCTGCGCCACCACGAAGCGACGCTGGCGACTTTGAGGGCAGCAGGCTTTTCCGTTCAGATGACAGCCCATGCCTACGCCCTGCTCGACAGTTACATCTACGGATTCGCGCTACAGGAAGCCGCCCTGCCTTTTGACGGCCAGGACACCGCCGCTGAGATCACAGCGCCGATCGTTGAACGCTTTTCGACCGGGCAATACCCCCACATGATCGAGATCGCCACCGAACACGTCCTCAAGCCCGGCTACGATTTCGGGGACGAATTCAACTTCGGGCTAAACCTCATCCTCGACGGCCTCAGCCGCTCGATGAGGTGA
- a CDS encoding S53 family peptidase — protein sequence MKKILSVSGTLLLLLSAVSATAPAAVAQPSPSANWHAERVCADVPSGAASCFALKYVDDSTAPAKALAQGGQAKPASSTPPATGKTPADIQSAYNIAGLKSGGRTVAIVDAYGYPNLERDLGVYRSQFGLPACTVSNGCLTIKDQNGGSKLPRFNSGWADETALDVDAVSAACPDCKILVVQATTASISDLGTAVATAAKQPGVAAISNSYGGGDSSDSSYGAYYNHPGIAVTASTGDNGYSGSSYPASSSYVTAVGGTSLVKNTSTRGWGESAWSGSGSGCSSVNAALPAAATFGTGCGKRASADVAAVADPQTGLAVYAPSSSTTSSWAQYGGTSLSSPLIAAVYALSGNSGSSTALANSLPYTNSGTFNDVASGSTGNCSTSQWCLSGTGWDGPTGVGTPNGVAGL from the coding sequence GTGAAGAAGATTCTTAGCGTTTCCGGGACGTTGTTGCTATTGCTGAGTGCGGTCTCGGCAACAGCGCCGGCGGCAGTTGCCCAACCATCTCCGTCCGCTAATTGGCATGCGGAGAGGGTCTGCGCCGATGTCCCAAGCGGCGCTGCGTCGTGTTTTGCGCTCAAATACGTCGATGATTCGACGGCCCCGGCGAAGGCGCTGGCGCAAGGAGGACAAGCCAAGCCCGCTTCGAGCACGCCGCCCGCCACGGGCAAGACCCCTGCGGATATACAGAGCGCCTACAACATCGCTGGCCTCAAGTCCGGCGGCCGGACCGTCGCAATCGTAGATGCCTATGGGTATCCGAACCTTGAACGCGATCTCGGCGTTTACCGCTCACAATTCGGTCTTCCGGCATGCACGGTCAGCAACGGCTGCCTCACCATCAAGGACCAAAACGGCGGCAGCAAGCTTCCAAGGTTCAATTCCGGATGGGCCGACGAAACCGCCCTCGACGTCGACGCCGTCTCGGCAGCGTGCCCGGACTGCAAGATCCTCGTTGTGCAGGCTACAACGGCCAGTATCAGCGATCTTGGTACAGCCGTGGCAACGGCCGCCAAACAACCAGGCGTCGCGGCGATTTCCAACAGCTACGGCGGCGGGGATTCCTCAGACTCCAGCTACGGCGCGTACTACAACCACCCGGGCATCGCCGTAACGGCGTCAACCGGTGACAACGGGTACTCCGGCTCGTCCTACCCCGCTTCCTCGAGTTACGTCACCGCGGTGGGAGGCACATCGTTGGTCAAGAACACCAGCACACGCGGGTGGGGCGAGTCTGCCTGGTCCGGCTCGGGATCCGGATGCTCAAGTGTCAATGCCGCGTTGCCGGCAGCAGCTACGTTCGGCACGGGATGCGGCAAGCGCGCCTCTGCGGACGTCGCCGCCGTCGCAGATCCGCAGACCGGATTGGCGGTCTATGCGCCGAGCAGCAGTACCACCTCGTCGTGGGCCCAGTATGGAGGCACGAGCTTGTCCTCACCGCTGATCGCAGCCGTGTATGCGCTTTCCGGAAACTCCGGCAGCTCCACGGCGCTGGCCAACTCCCTCCCGTACACAAACTCCGGGACATTCAATGACGTCGCCTCGGGTTCGACGGGCAATTGCTCCACGAGCCAATGGTGCCTGTCCGGCACCGGATGGGACGGACCCACGGGCGTCGGCACTCCGAACGGGGTCGCCGGCCTCTAA
- a CDS encoding APC family permease codes for MTTQPSLTRALKLPSLVLFGLAYLTPLIVLAIFGVIAEATGGASPSAYLVAMVAMLFTAQSYGRMAVAYPVAGSAYTYIRRSIDSRIGFLAGWAVLLDYLFLPMVIWLIGGSYLTAQFPDIPIGVWIVAFIAITTLLNVVGVKVADKANYLLMAFQLLVIVLFVALSVGTLVSTSGASALVSTAPFFNDTSSFDKITAGAAIAAYSFLGFDAVSTLTEETIEPKKTVPKAIMLVALIGGAIFVVVSYTTQLIHPGGVFDDSASAASDIALKIGGQFFGAVFLAGLVVSQFASGLAAQASASRLLYAMGRDSVLPKKVFGALNKSFHTPVFNLVITGAVGLIAMFLDVATSTSFINFGAFTAFTLVNISVIAYYLRQRRSGHRLSVLFYVVMPAIGAIIDGFLLTQLDSNAITLGLIWLCVGVVVLGIITKGFRKAPPEMVMEEKEAALV; via the coding sequence GTGACTACGCAACCGAGCCTCACGCGCGCCCTGAAACTGCCCTCGCTGGTCCTGTTCGGGCTGGCCTACCTGACCCCGCTCATCGTGCTGGCGATATTCGGCGTGATCGCCGAAGCCACCGGCGGAGCATCGCCGTCCGCCTATCTGGTGGCGATGGTCGCCATGCTCTTCACCGCGCAGAGTTACGGACGCATGGCTGTCGCCTATCCCGTGGCCGGGTCCGCGTACACCTATATCAGGCGCTCCATCGATTCCCGGATCGGATTCCTGGCCGGTTGGGCTGTCCTGCTGGACTACCTGTTCCTGCCGATGGTCATCTGGCTAATCGGGGGCTCCTACCTCACGGCGCAGTTCCCCGACATTCCCATCGGGGTCTGGATCGTCGCGTTCATCGCCATCACCACACTGCTCAACGTGGTTGGCGTCAAGGTGGCGGACAAGGCCAACTACCTGCTGATGGCTTTTCAGCTTCTGGTGATAGTCCTCTTCGTTGCCTTGTCCGTTGGAACCCTGGTCTCAACCTCCGGCGCGAGCGCCCTGGTCAGCACCGCTCCCTTCTTCAACGACACGTCGAGCTTCGACAAGATCACCGCCGGAGCCGCCATCGCCGCGTACTCGTTCCTTGGCTTCGACGCAGTGTCGACCCTCACCGAAGAGACCATCGAGCCGAAGAAGACGGTGCCGAAAGCGATCATGCTCGTCGCACTCATCGGCGGGGCGATCTTCGTCGTCGTGTCATACACGACCCAGCTCATCCACCCCGGCGGGGTGTTCGACGATTCGGCCTCGGCGGCGTCGGACATTGCCCTGAAGATCGGCGGGCAATTCTTCGGCGCGGTTTTCCTGGCCGGACTCGTGGTGTCCCAGTTTGCCTCCGGACTCGCGGCACAGGCCAGCGCCTCACGACTGCTCTACGCAATGGGCCGGGATTCAGTCCTGCCGAAGAAGGTCTTCGGGGCGTTGAACAAGTCCTTCCACACGCCGGTGTTCAACCTGGTCATCACCGGGGCGGTGGGACTCATCGCCATGTTCCTGGACGTTGCCACGTCGACGTCGTTCATCAACTTCGGCGCCTTTACGGCCTTCACGCTCGTCAACATATCGGTCATTGCCTACTACCTGCGCCAACGACGCTCGGGGCACCGGCTCAGCGTATTGTTCTACGTGGTCATGCCGGCGATCGGCGCCATCATCGACGGCTTCCTGCTCACCCAGCTGGATTCGAATGCCATCACGCTCGGGCTGATCTGGCTCTGCGTCGGCGTCGTTGTACTGGGCATTATCACCAAGGGGTTCCGGAAGGCACCGCCGGAAATGGTGATGGAGGAAAAAGAAGCCGCCCTGGTGTGA
- a CDS encoding (R)-mandelonitrile lyase — protein sequence MKLVPPTPTAKAPQERFTGDVYLNSLHNGEAPSRLVAAMVRFTPGARTNWHSHPLGQTLHCTDGVGFVASRDGSVILMRAGDTVHTPPGEEHWHGATQDNMMCHLALVEHDNGESATWLEPVRDQDYEAAHAQASR from the coding sequence ATGAAGCTCGTTCCCCCTACCCCCACGGCCAAAGCCCCGCAGGAGAGGTTCACGGGAGATGTCTACCTCAACTCCCTCCACAACGGCGAGGCCCCTTCGCGTCTCGTGGCGGCGATGGTCCGCTTCACCCCCGGCGCCCGTACGAACTGGCATTCCCACCCCCTTGGCCAGACCTTGCACTGCACCGACGGCGTCGGATTCGTTGCTAGCCGGGACGGGAGTGTGATCCTCATGCGCGCAGGGGACACGGTCCACACGCCGCCCGGCGAGGAACACTGGCACGGCGCCACCCAAGACAACATGATGTGCCACCTGGCTTTGGTGGAGCACGACAACGGGGAGAGCGCCACGTGGCTTGAACCCGTCAGAGACCAGGACTACGAAGCCGCGCACGCCCAAGCCAGCCGATAA
- a CDS encoding NAD(P)-dependent alcohol dehydrogenase has translation MTSGQHAAETPISGGSPAAQPHASGTMRAIVQEAYGSADVLHMAQIPTPKIAENEVLVRVHAAGLDRGTWHVTRGLPYALRLAFGIRAPKNPVPGLDLAGTVMAVGAAVTRFAVGDHVFGVGKGTFAEYATARESQLALKPANISFEQASVVPVSACTALQALRAAGQVAPGQKVLILGASGGVGSYAVQLAKAAGAEVTGVCSTAKMDLVRSLGADHVLDYTKQDFADGTEHYDLILDIAGNPTLARLRRALTPTGTAVITGGEEGGSWTGSMDRQFMALALSPFISQRFAMVMATQGAADLEYLAGLIDAGTLTPTVDRSYPLEQVPDAMRYFDAGKVRGKIAITIQEAQGY, from the coding sequence ATGACCTCTGGTCAGCATGCTGCGGAGACTCCGATTTCGGGCGGCTCGCCCGCGGCGCAGCCGCATGCGTCCGGCACGATGCGGGCCATCGTGCAGGAGGCTTACGGCTCCGCCGACGTCCTGCACATGGCGCAGATTCCCACGCCGAAGATTGCCGAAAACGAGGTGCTGGTTCGGGTCCACGCCGCGGGCCTCGACCGGGGGACCTGGCATGTAACCCGGGGCCTGCCCTACGCGCTGCGCCTGGCCTTCGGCATCCGCGCCCCGAAAAACCCCGTCCCCGGGCTGGACCTGGCAGGCACGGTCATGGCGGTCGGAGCGGCAGTGACCCGGTTCGCCGTCGGGGACCACGTCTTCGGGGTCGGGAAGGGCACTTTCGCCGAGTACGCGACGGCCCGCGAAAGCCAGCTCGCGCTCAAACCGGCGAACATCAGTTTCGAACAGGCCTCGGTGGTCCCGGTTTCCGCCTGCACTGCGCTGCAGGCTCTTCGCGCCGCGGGCCAGGTAGCGCCGGGACAGAAGGTGCTGATCCTTGGCGCCTCGGGCGGAGTAGGCAGTTACGCTGTTCAGCTCGCCAAAGCAGCCGGGGCCGAGGTCACCGGCGTTTGCAGTACAGCCAAAATGGACCTGGTGCGCTCGCTCGGCGCCGACCACGTCCTCGACTACACCAAGCAGGACTTCGCCGACGGCACTGAACACTATGACCTGATCCTGGATATCGCCGGAAACCCCACCCTGGCTCGCCTCCGCCGGGCTCTCACCCCTACCGGCACGGCCGTTATCACCGGCGGCGAAGAAGGCGGCTCCTGGACGGGCAGTATGGACAGGCAATTCATGGCACTGGCGCTGTCTCCGTTCATCAGTCAGCGGTTCGCCATGGTCATGGCGACGCAAGGCGCTGCAGACCTCGAATATCTTGCCGGGCTCATCGACGCCGGAACCCTCACCCCGACTGTCGACCGCAGCTATCCTCTGGAGCAGGTTCCGGACGCCATGCGCTATTTCGACGCCGGCAAAGTGCGCGGGAAAATCGCCATCACCATCCAAGAAGCCCAAGGCTACTGA
- a CDS encoding arylsulfotransferase family protein, protein MAGAGLLAGLGIARTGVLPGGTAPVSAATPTPVASPSPSAGSTASAPAIRSFVSTALTAARVASWATGPTGAGLLFVGPMGHGTNGLIMDNHGEPIWMEPTGSGVTDLRVQAFEGQAVLTYWTGIGTGGHGAGKGVVRDVHYRTVAEVNTGNGLQADLHEFTITPAGTALMISYPTVQHDLTSVGGPAQGYMFDCHVQEIGIRSAKVLFDWTASDHIDLTESYVRPSDNPKADGSDATKAFDPFHLNSVDESGDALLVSSRHTHTAYLIGRSDGKIRWRLGGKRSDFSMTPEAVFAWQHDVRRRPNGIISMFDNHYNQGTTGTSRGLLLSVDEKARTAVVRQEFSRGGHRGDAEGNLQFLDNGHVLVGWGADPAATEFTPDGKAVFEATGLGDASYRTYRSPWTGRPDTVPDLAAVPGNGSTMQLYTSWNGATEVAKWRFLTGAGPGSLSEAVTVPRRGFETSTAVAAAPRAAVEALDKSGNVLATSTVIATA, encoded by the coding sequence ATGGCAGGCGCGGGATTGCTCGCCGGACTCGGCATCGCCAGGACAGGCGTATTGCCCGGAGGCACGGCCCCGGTCAGCGCAGCCACACCGACGCCGGTGGCGTCACCCTCGCCGTCGGCGGGCAGCACGGCTTCCGCCCCTGCGATCCGCAGCTTCGTTTCCACCGCTTTGACCGCTGCCCGCGTTGCCAGTTGGGCTACCGGGCCTACGGGCGCTGGACTGCTGTTCGTGGGACCGATGGGCCACGGCACCAACGGGCTGATCATGGACAACCACGGGGAACCGATATGGATGGAACCCACAGGTTCCGGCGTAACGGACCTTCGCGTGCAAGCCTTCGAAGGCCAAGCGGTACTGACTTATTGGACGGGAATCGGAACCGGTGGACATGGTGCAGGAAAGGGCGTCGTTAGGGACGTCCACTACCGCACCGTGGCCGAAGTGAACACAGGCAACGGGCTCCAAGCGGATCTGCATGAGTTCACCATCACCCCCGCCGGGACGGCGTTGATGATCTCCTACCCGACCGTCCAGCACGACCTGACGTCGGTGGGCGGACCTGCGCAGGGCTACATGTTTGATTGCCATGTCCAGGAAATCGGCATCCGTTCCGCTAAGGTCCTCTTCGACTGGACGGCCTCGGACCACATCGACCTGACTGAGTCCTATGTGCGCCCGTCCGACAACCCCAAGGCCGACGGCTCCGACGCCACGAAAGCGTTCGATCCTTTCCACCTCAATTCCGTGGACGAGAGCGGAGACGCACTCCTTGTTTCGTCCCGCCACACGCACACCGCCTATTTGATCGGCCGCTCGGATGGGAAGATCCGCTGGCGTTTGGGCGGGAAACGCAGCGACTTCTCGATGACTCCGGAAGCTGTCTTCGCTTGGCAGCATGATGTTCGACGCCGGCCCAACGGCATCATCAGCATGTTCGACAACCATTACAACCAAGGGACCACCGGGACGTCGCGCGGGCTTCTCCTCTCCGTTGACGAAAAGGCGCGCACCGCCGTCGTCAGGCAGGAGTTCAGCAGGGGCGGCCACCGGGGCGACGCCGAAGGGAACCTGCAGTTCCTGGACAACGGGCACGTCCTGGTGGGCTGGGGAGCGGACCCCGCGGCTACGGAATTCACTCCCGATGGGAAGGCGGTATTCGAGGCGACAGGACTGGGCGACGCCTCTTACCGCACCTACCGCTCGCCATGGACAGGCCGGCCGGACACCGTCCCCGACCTGGCCGCGGTGCCCGGCAATGGGTCCACCATGCAGCTTTACACCAGCTGGAACGGCGCAACCGAGGTTGCCAAGTGGAGGTTCCTGACCGGAGCCGGCCCCGGGTCCCTGTCCGAGGCAGTGACGGTTCCGCGTCGGGGCTTTGAAACGTCGACGGCGGTGGCCGCCGCGCCGAGGGCCGCCGTCGAGGCTTTGGACAAGTCCGGCAACGTTTTGGCGACGTCCACGGTCATCGCCACCGCGTGA
- a CDS encoding carbon-nitrogen hydrolase family protein, which produces MRITLAQIDSGTDVDRNLDLIADYCARAAREGSDLIVFPEYSSYEKSRVDQSFVDMAEPLDGPVAAKLQATAARYGIAVVAGLLEASRERDGSGERDRAFNTLLAIGPDGSRLAGYRKIHLFDCQGFRESDYIKAAPEPVPVTFSCGGMTFGLMTCYDLRFPELARILADAGAEVLLVCSSWVPGTAKTEQWATLAKARAIENGVYVAAVSQTPPVSIGYSMLIDPLGTVLHGLGTEPATATLDISPDAVQAAREQFPTWRHHRIH; this is translated from the coding sequence GTGCGCATCACCCTAGCCCAGATCGATTCCGGCACGGACGTCGACCGCAACCTCGACCTCATCGCGGATTACTGTGCCCGGGCCGCCCGCGAGGGCTCTGACCTCATCGTGTTTCCGGAGTACTCGAGCTATGAGAAAAGCCGGGTGGACCAGAGCTTCGTGGACATGGCCGAACCCCTTGACGGCCCGGTGGCTGCCAAGCTCCAGGCGACGGCGGCACGCTACGGGATCGCCGTCGTCGCGGGCCTCCTGGAAGCGTCCCGGGAACGGGACGGATCCGGGGAGCGGGACCGGGCCTTCAACACGTTGTTGGCCATCGGTCCGGACGGTTCCCGCCTTGCAGGCTACCGGAAGATCCACCTGTTTGACTGCCAAGGATTCCGCGAATCGGACTACATCAAAGCCGCGCCTGAGCCAGTGCCTGTCACTTTTTCCTGCGGCGGCATGACCTTCGGATTGATGACCTGCTACGACCTGCGCTTCCCCGAGTTGGCGCGCATCCTGGCCGATGCGGGGGCCGAGGTGCTCCTCGTCTGCTCCTCATGGGTTCCCGGCACGGCCAAGACCGAGCAATGGGCCACGTTGGCCAAGGCCCGGGCAATCGAGAACGGCGTGTACGTGGCGGCGGTCTCCCAGACTCCGCCGGTGTCCATCGGCTACAGCATGCTCATTGACCCCCTGGGAACTGTCCTGCATGGCCTCGGCACGGAGCCGGCCACCGCGACGCTGGACATTTCACCGGATGCCGTCCAGGCAGCCCGGGAGCAGTTCCCCACATGGCGGCACCACCGGATCCACTAG
- a CDS encoding carbon-nitrogen hydrolase family protein has translation MQRILPLIAAQASPRLIGEPIEAFAAEVAAAVAIQPHSKLVVFPELHLFGDSNPDLQRTEVLQDSAEPLDGPRVNELRQLAADLGIWLVPGSVCERGPEGQLFNTQLVLSPEGELAGYYRKVFPWRPFEPYDPGDRFTTVDLEGIGRVGLNICYDAWFPEVTRQLAWMGAEVILNVVKTTTPDRKQELVLAKANAIVNQVFMVSVNCAGPTGKGLSLIVDPEGNTIAEADDDAPTLLAPELDLSAVEHVRTHGTENLNRPWSQFRPGEPAIELPVYQGRIDPTTWTPRSSNS, from the coding sequence TTGCAACGCATCCTTCCCCTCATCGCCGCCCAAGCGTCACCCCGGCTGATCGGCGAGCCGATCGAGGCTTTCGCCGCCGAGGTCGCCGCCGCCGTCGCGATCCAACCGCATAGCAAGCTTGTGGTCTTCCCCGAGCTGCACTTGTTCGGGGATTCCAACCCGGACCTGCAGCGCACGGAAGTGCTGCAGGACTCAGCCGAGCCGCTGGACGGCCCCCGCGTCAACGAGCTGCGGCAGCTCGCAGCGGATTTGGGTATCTGGCTGGTCCCGGGCAGCGTCTGCGAACGAGGCCCCGAGGGGCAATTGTTCAATACCCAGTTGGTCCTTTCCCCGGAAGGCGAGCTTGCCGGCTACTACCGAAAGGTCTTTCCTTGGCGCCCCTTTGAGCCCTACGATCCTGGCGATCGATTCACGACCGTTGACCTGGAGGGGATCGGCAGGGTGGGCCTGAACATTTGCTACGACGCATGGTTTCCCGAGGTAACCCGCCAACTGGCGTGGATGGGCGCCGAGGTCATCCTTAATGTCGTCAAGACCACGACGCCGGACCGCAAGCAAGAACTCGTCCTTGCCAAGGCAAATGCGATTGTGAACCAGGTCTTCATGGTCAGCGTCAATTGCGCTGGCCCTACAGGCAAAGGCCTCAGCCTGATCGTCGACCCCGAGGGGAACACCATAGCGGAGGCCGACGACGACGCCCCCACCCTTCTCGCCCCGGAACTGGACCTCTCCGCCGTCGAGCATGTCCGCACGCACGGGACTGAGAACCTCAACCGTCCCTGGTCCCAATTCCGTCCCGGCGAACCGGCCATCGAGCTGCCCGTCTACCAAGGCCGCATCGACCCGACTACTTGGACCCCGCGGTCCTCCAACTCCTAA
- a CDS encoding purine-cytosine permease family protein, which yields MSTTTDKGSGRGLEVRSIDYVPLNERHGKVSHIGPLWFVSNAQIATLAVGLISITTGGNLIWSLLAIAIGVLVGTLFMAAHSSQGPQLGLPQMIQSRPQFGYIGALLVWLFAYLQYAGFNIFNTILAGQAIAESVNFGSQNLWFWVVTILAVVIALFGYDLIHAFERYLTYLTIVMLALLTIAAVKLAIPAGAYNLADFHLVPFLGQLGVAAGYQISWAIYVSDYSRYLPPSSGRGTFRWTFWGSALGGIWVMFLGAYIGAAAGENFETIGSIKSTADQLFGGFGGIALFVAALGLLSVTALNMYGGSLTLISSIDSLRQIRPTLRIRIITISITALISVVLANLASADFLANFNDFLLLVLYFFIPWTAVNLTDYFIVRKGHYAIAEIFKPDGIYRRWGWAGIISYLVGFVLMIPFFSAGKLFVGFIAHALDGADISLFIGLPVSAGLYWLMTRRIDVEAETRLAKAEADALEAAAHDHILP from the coding sequence ATGAGCACTACCACGGACAAAGGATCGGGCCGCGGACTGGAGGTCCGGTCGATCGACTACGTTCCATTGAACGAGCGGCACGGCAAGGTCTCGCACATCGGGCCGTTGTGGTTTGTCAGCAATGCCCAGATCGCCACCCTGGCGGTGGGGCTGATCAGCATCACCACCGGCGGCAACCTGATCTGGTCGCTGCTCGCGATCGCCATCGGGGTGCTCGTCGGCACACTGTTCATGGCGGCGCACTCCTCGCAGGGCCCCCAGCTCGGCCTGCCACAGATGATCCAGTCCCGGCCGCAGTTCGGCTATATCGGCGCCCTGCTGGTTTGGCTCTTCGCCTATCTGCAGTACGCGGGCTTCAACATCTTCAACACCATCCTGGCCGGCCAAGCCATCGCGGAGTCGGTGAACTTCGGATCCCAAAACCTGTGGTTCTGGGTGGTCACCATTCTTGCCGTCGTCATCGCCTTGTTCGGCTACGACCTCATCCACGCGTTTGAGCGCTACCTGACGTACCTGACCATCGTCATGCTGGCGCTGCTCACCATTGCAGCCGTAAAGCTGGCCATACCCGCCGGTGCATACAACCTGGCCGACTTCCATCTGGTGCCGTTCCTGGGTCAGCTGGGGGTTGCGGCCGGCTACCAGATCTCCTGGGCCATCTACGTCTCGGACTACTCCCGCTACCTCCCGCCGTCCAGCGGACGGGGCACCTTCCGGTGGACGTTCTGGGGCAGCGCCCTCGGCGGCATTTGGGTGATGTTCTTGGGCGCCTACATTGGCGCCGCAGCCGGGGAGAACTTCGAAACCATCGGCTCGATCAAATCCACGGCCGACCAGCTCTTCGGCGGATTCGGCGGCATCGCGCTGTTCGTCGCCGCGTTGGGCTTGCTTTCCGTGACTGCCTTGAACATGTACGGAGGATCGCTGACCCTCATATCGTCCATCGACAGCCTGCGGCAGATCCGTCCGACGCTGAGGATCCGGATCATCACCATCTCCATCACCGCCCTCATTTCCGTGGTCCTGGCGAACCTTGCCTCTGCCGACTTCCTCGCCAACTTCAACGACTTCCTGCTGCTGGTGCTGTACTTCTTCATTCCGTGGACCGCGGTCAACCTCACCGACTACTTCATCGTCCGCAAGGGCCACTACGCCATCGCAGAGATCTTCAAGCCGGACGGGATCTACCGACGCTGGGGCTGGGCCGGCATCATCTCCTACCTCGTCGGCTTTGTGTTGATGATTCCATTCTTCTCCGCCGGCAAGCTCTTCGTCGGATTCATAGCCCATGCCCTTGACGGCGCCGATATCTCGCTGTTTATTGGGCTCCCCGTCTCCGCTGGGCTGTATTGGCTGATGACCCGGCGTATCGACGTCGAGGCAGAGACCCGCTTGGCCAAGGCAGAAGCCGACGCCCTGGAGGCGGCCGCGCACGACCACATATTGCCGTAG